The following are from one region of the Rhinoraja longicauda isolate Sanriku21f chromosome 33, sRhiLon1.1, whole genome shotgun sequence genome:
- the kbtbd13a gene encoding kelch repeat and BTB domain-containing protein 13, translated as MRESGLEELGLPLLAARGLALTVRVLEGERPAVSGEDIVDVAECAAFLQARPLTQHLVHCIGPDNCALMLQAAAVYGLSQLLHASALYIRDLHTDVRQELSYLAHDQLDYIESLTPSTLAAVATHSPSPHHLHDRTRTICYLDQVDNVWRHLTALPQAASTSLAGIAVMDNNIYIVGGVDGVGKRVVPTNFCYNTDTDTWSEFPCGQWLRHNVTLSGQDGSLLAIGGVYKGKAVATVESFHVASNAWSSVAQLPRPGEGVACTRAMGRTFVCLWFPMETTDIYEYGSRGDEWSLVTTLRRQQSYGHCMVSHLDNLYVMRNGPADDFLRCFIDCYSLTRGEWSSLAGYYVNSKGALFTATVRGDRVFTVNRMLTLVYVIQEDRWKPAKEASGFPRSGSMHSFLLRLPKRRLAAPSHICQ; from the coding sequence ATGAGGGAGAGCGGCCTGGAGGAGTTGGGGCTGCCGTTGCTGGCGGCCCGGGGCTTGGCCCTGACCGTACGGGTGTTGGAGGGAGAGAGACCGGCCGTGAGTGGAGAGGACATCGTGGACGTGGCCGAGTGCGCGGCGTTCCTCCAGGCGAGGCCGCTGACCCAGCACTTGGTCCACTGTATCGGGCCCGACAACTGCGCCCTGATGCTGCAGGCAGCCGCAGTGTACGGCCTCTCCCAACTGCTCCACGCCTCGGCACTCTACATCAGGGACCTGCACACCGATGTCCGGCAGGAGCTGAGCTACCTGGCCCACGATCAGCTGGACTACATCGAGTCCCTGACCCCCAGCACGCTGGCGGCCGTGGCCACccactccccatctccccatcacCTCCACGACCGCACCAGGACCATCTGCTACCTGGACCAGGTGGACAATGTGTGGAGACATCTCACCGCCTTGCCCCAGGCCGCCAGCACGTCTCTCGCCGGCATCGCAGTCATGGACAACAACATCTACATCGTGGGCGGGGTGGACGGGGTTGGCAAGCGGGTGGTGCCCACTAACTTCTGCTACAACACGGACACGGACACCTGGAGCGAGTTTCCTTGCGGGCAATGGCTTCGCCACAACGTGACTCTGAGCGGCCAGGACGGCAGCCTCTTGGCCATCGGTGGCGTGTACAAGGGCAAGGCGGTGGCCACCGTGGAGAGCTTCCACGTTGCCTCCAACGCTTGGTCCTCGGTGGCCCAGCTGCCCAGACCCGGGGAAGGGGTGGCGTGCACTCGAGCGATGGGCCGAACGTTCGTGTGTCTCTGGTTCCCCATGGAGACCACGGACATTTACGAGTACGGGAGCCGGGGGGACGAGTGGTCTCTGGTGACCACGCTCAGGCGCCAGCAGAGCTACGGCCACTGCATGGTGTCTCACCTGGACAACCTGTACGTGATGAGGAACGGGCCAGCCGACGACTTTCTGAGATGCTTCATAGATTGTTACAGCCTGACGAGGGGCGAGTGGAGCAGCCTGGCCGGGTACTATGTCAACAGCAAAGGGGCGCTTTTCACAGCCACCGTCAGAGGCGACCGGGTGTTCACGGTCAACAGAATGTTGACCCTGGTCTACGTTATCCAGGAGGACCGCTGGAAGCCGGCAAAGGAGGCGTCTGGCTTCCCCCGCAGTGGCTCCATGCACAGCTTCTTACTGCGGCTCCCGAAGAGACGACTTGCCGCCCCATCACACATCTGTCAATGA
- the rasl12 gene encoding ras-like protein family member 12 isoform X2 translates to MFGKVRVVTLPGAADRDRDRAHHPPTPECGIAILGHAGSGKSALTVKFLTRRFISEYDPHLDTYTTEEIVDHQLVLLKIMDTADQEKPLNSERYLSWANAFVVVYSIDNRKSFEACRDYLEIICNHTKGQPHDYPVTLLGNKLDMERYRQVSKSDGLSLAAKYNCSFGEVSACSDFPPVQNVFHQLVREVRRETERHLPVRPLFISEDKPVPGLPHPPAFAQAVKHHPPAFGTQRLSTAVYKEIPTITSAKLVTVKTARAQSKRRTPTLTLLKGFKIF, encoded by the exons ATGTTTGGGAAGGTCCGGGTGGTCACTTTGCCGGGCGCCGCGGACCGGGACCGGGACCgcgcccaccacccacccaccccggaATGTGGCATCGCCATCCTGGGCCACGCCGGCTCCGGCAAATCTG CACTGACCGTGAAGTTTCTGACCAGGAGGTTTATCAGCGAGTATGACCCGCACCTGG ATACCTACACTACGGAAGAAATCGTGGATCACCAGTTGGTGCTCTTAAAAATTATGGACACGGCCGACCAG GAGAAGCCGCTGAACTCTGAGCGATACCTGAGCTGGGCAAACGCCTTCGTCGTCGTCTACAGCATTGACAATAGGAAGAGCTTTGAAGCGTGCCGGGATTACCTGGAGATCATTTGCAACCACACCAAAGGGCAGCCGCACGACTACCCGGTCACCCTGCTGGGGAATAAGCTGGATATGGAGAGGTATAG GCAGGTGAGCAAGTCTGATGGTCTCTCGCTGGCAGCCAAGTACAACTGCTCATTCGGCGAAGTGTCGGCCTGCTCGGATTTCCCACCTGTGCAGAATGTGTTCCACCAGTTGGTGCGTGAGGTGAGGCGGGAGACTGAGCGCCACCTGCCCGTCAGGCCGCTCTTTATTTCCGAGGACAAGCCGGTGCCgggcctcccccaccctcctgccttcgcccaggctgttaaacaccaccccCCTGCCTTTGGAACGCAGCGACTCTCCACCGCCGTCTACAAAGAAATCCCCACCATCACCTCAGCTAAACTCGTCACCGTGAAGACAGCAAGAGCCCAGAGCAAGCGGAGAACGCCCACCCTCACTCTGCTGAAAGGGTTCAAGATATTCTAA
- the rasl12 gene encoding ras-like protein family member 12 isoform X1 gives MFGKVRVVTLPGAADRDRDRAHHPPTPECGIAILGHAGSGKSALTVKFLTRRFISEYDPHLEDTYTTEEIVDHQLVLLKIMDTADQEKPLNSERYLSWANAFVVVYSIDNRKSFEACRDYLEIICNHTKGQPHDYPVTLLGNKLDMERYRQVSKSDGLSLAAKYNCSFGEVSACSDFPPVQNVFHQLVREVRRETERHLPVRPLFISEDKPVPGLPHPPAFAQAVKHHPPAFGTQRLSTAVYKEIPTITSAKLVTVKTARAQSKRRTPTLTLLKGFKIF, from the exons ATGTTTGGGAAGGTCCGGGTGGTCACTTTGCCGGGCGCCGCGGACCGGGACCGGGACCgcgcccaccacccacccaccccggaATGTGGCATCGCCATCCTGGGCCACGCCGGCTCCGGCAAATCTG CACTGACCGTGAAGTTTCTGACCAGGAGGTTTATCAGCGAGTATGACCCGCACCTGG AAGATACCTACACTACGGAAGAAATCGTGGATCACCAGTTGGTGCTCTTAAAAATTATGGACACGGCCGACCAG GAGAAGCCGCTGAACTCTGAGCGATACCTGAGCTGGGCAAACGCCTTCGTCGTCGTCTACAGCATTGACAATAGGAAGAGCTTTGAAGCGTGCCGGGATTACCTGGAGATCATTTGCAACCACACCAAAGGGCAGCCGCACGACTACCCGGTCACCCTGCTGGGGAATAAGCTGGATATGGAGAGGTATAG GCAGGTGAGCAAGTCTGATGGTCTCTCGCTGGCAGCCAAGTACAACTGCTCATTCGGCGAAGTGTCGGCCTGCTCGGATTTCCCACCTGTGCAGAATGTGTTCCACCAGTTGGTGCGTGAGGTGAGGCGGGAGACTGAGCGCCACCTGCCCGTCAGGCCGCTCTTTATTTCCGAGGACAAGCCGGTGCCgggcctcccccaccctcctgccttcgcccaggctgttaaacaccaccccCCTGCCTTTGGAACGCAGCGACTCTCCACCGCCGTCTACAAAGAAATCCCCACCATCACCTCAGCTAAACTCGTCACCGTGAAGACAGCAAGAGCCCAGAGCAAGCGGAGAACGCCCACCCTCACTCTGCTGAAAGGGTTCAAGATATTCTAA